A region of Rutidosis leptorrhynchoides isolate AG116_Rl617_1_P2 unplaced genomic scaffold, CSIRO_AGI_Rlap_v1 contig311, whole genome shotgun sequence DNA encodes the following proteins:
- the LOC139882823 gene encoding uncharacterized protein produces the protein MIPVLLELGSTGVVAHMLDEMSMRKFGSDFPRSQKVAGTVNWGTATVVGVFAGMLYGGGKEAAASVSKDAEVMLKLGSTPDKREQYRLMRDAMEKRFIRVTRGSIIGGVRLGAFTAAFYGLQNLLAEKRGVHDVFNIAGAGSATAATFGLILPGSLKWRARNVALGAALGAAVCFPLGWLHLKLVEKANEGSLAASRDMDQREGARSGVGAAIDRLEGNLSK, from the exons ATGATTCCTGTTTTATTGGAACTTGGAAGTACGGGCGTTGTCGCCCACATGCTCGATGAAATGTCTATGCGAAAATTCGGTTCTGATTTTCCT CGTTCTCAGAAGGTGGCTGGAACAGTCAACTGGGGTACTGCGACTGTTGTTGGAGTGTTTGCTGGCATGTTATATGGAGGTGGCAAGGAGGCAGCTGCTTCTGTT AGCAAGGAtgctgaagtcatgttaaaacttGGGAGCACACCCGACAAGCGTGAGCAGTATCGACTAATGAGGGATGCAATGGAGAAAAGGTTCATTCGAGTTACACGTGGCTCCATCATTGGTGGAGTGCGCCTCGGGGCGTTTACTGCTGCATTTTATGGGTTGCAAAATCTGCTAGCTGAGAAACGAGGAGTTCATGATGTTTTTAACATAGCTGGAGCTGGTTCGGCCACTGCTGCGACCTTTGGTTTGATCT TACCAGGATCACTAAAGTGGCGTGCAAGGAATGTTGCTCTTGGTGCCGCTCTTGGGGCTGCAGTTTGCTTTCCACTTG GTTGGCTCCATTTGAAGCTGGTGGAGAAAGCAAATGAAGGGAGTTTGGCTGCTTCCCGTGATATGGATCAAAGGGAAGGGGCAAGGAGTGGTGTTGGGGCTGCAATTGATAGGCTTGAAGGGAACTTGAGCAAATAA